One Pseudomonas sp. FP1742 genomic window carries:
- a CDS encoding VWA domain-containing protein: MFEFAWPWVFAVLPLPWLMRVLLPVADSGEPALKVSFLSDLEGLARRRARANLPAWRQQAPFILLWLLLLIAAARPQWLGEPLPIAASGRDLLVAVDVSGSMDFPDMQWQDEDVSRLTLVQHLLGDFLESRDGDRVGLILFGSQAYLQAPLTFDRHTVRVWLDEARIGIAGKNTAIGDAIGLALKRLRQRPAQSRVLILVTDGANNGGEIDPLTAARLAANEGVKIYPIGIGADPEQSGTLGFLGINPSLDLDEPALKAIAEATGGRYFRAHDGQELQAIKATLDQLEPVTQQPTQARPAQALYHWPLAIALLLSMLLVVRVRWPDNPLQRLFTEKLFTKERFLQTPLPDWRQRLKRLRLRRRR; this comes from the coding sequence ATGTTTGAGTTCGCCTGGCCGTGGGTCTTCGCCGTGCTGCCGCTGCCGTGGTTGATGCGGGTGTTGTTGCCGGTGGCCGACAGTGGCGAACCGGCGCTCAAAGTCAGCTTCCTCAGCGACCTCGAAGGCCTCGCTCGCCGCCGCGCCCGAGCCAACCTGCCGGCCTGGCGTCAACAGGCGCCGTTCATTCTGCTGTGGCTGTTGTTGCTGATCGCCGCGGCGCGTCCGCAATGGCTCGGCGAACCGCTGCCGATTGCCGCCAGCGGGCGCGACCTGCTGGTGGCGGTGGACGTCTCCGGCTCCATGGACTTTCCCGATATGCAGTGGCAGGACGAAGACGTCAGCCGCCTGACACTGGTGCAACATTTACTCGGTGATTTTCTCGAAAGTCGCGACGGTGACCGGGTCGGCTTGATCCTGTTCGGCAGCCAGGCCTATCTGCAAGCGCCGCTGACCTTCGACCGGCACACCGTGCGAGTGTGGCTCGACGAAGCGCGGATCGGCATCGCCGGCAAGAACACCGCCATCGGCGACGCCATCGGCCTGGCCCTCAAACGCCTGCGCCAACGTCCGGCCCAAAGCCGCGTGCTGATTCTGGTGACCGACGGCGCCAACAATGGTGGCGAGATCGATCCGCTGACCGCCGCACGTCTGGCGGCGAATGAAGGGGTGAAAATCTACCCGATCGGCATCGGCGCCGACCCGGAACAAAGCGGTACCCTGGGCTTCCTGGGCATCAACCCGAGCCTGGACCTCGACGAGCCGGCCTTGAAGGCCATCGCCGAGGCCACCGGCGGCCGGTATTTCCGTGCCCACGACGGCCAGGAATTGCAGGCGATCAAGGCCACCCTCGACCAACTCGAACCGGTGACCCAGCAACCCACGCAGGCCCGCCCGGCCCAAGCGTTGTATCACTGGCCTCTGGCGATAGCCCTGCTGCTGAGCATGCTGCTGGTAGTCCGCGTACGCTGGCCGGATAACCCGTTGCAACGTCTGTTCACCGAGAAGCTGTTTACCAAAGAGCGGTTTCTGCAAACGCCACTGCCCGACTGGCGTCAGCGGCTCAAACGCCTGCGTCTGCGGAGGCGCCGATGA
- a CDS encoding DUF4381 domain-containing protein has product MSSLDQLQPLISPPPIDFWPPAPGWWLLLLLLPLIGFGLWQLRRFIPDKRPVVRAEQPLDPVRLAALAELALMPKPYDGAPAGAWLQQLNGLLKRLCRNHYPYSQSHTLNGRQWLAFLDNRCPAAGLTRWMVLVEGAYKPECKLDDKAIAGLTQAVDTWIRKHV; this is encoded by the coding sequence ATGAGCAGCCTCGATCAACTGCAACCGCTGATTTCCCCGCCCCCCATCGACTTCTGGCCACCGGCGCCGGGCTGGTGGCTGTTATTGCTCTTACTGCCACTGATCGGTTTCGGCCTCTGGCAGTTGCGGCGCTTCATTCCGGACAAACGCCCTGTCGTGCGCGCCGAACAACCGCTGGACCCGGTGCGTCTCGCCGCCCTGGCCGAACTCGCCCTGATGCCCAAACCCTACGACGGCGCACCGGCCGGTGCCTGGCTGCAACAACTCAACGGGTTGCTCAAGCGCCTGTGCCGCAACCACTACCCCTACAGCCAGAGCCACACCCTGAACGGGCGCCAATGGCTGGCGTTCCTCGACAACCGCTGCCCGGCCGCCGGCCTGACGCGCTGGATGGTGCTGGTGGAAGGCGCCTACAAACCCGAATGCAAACTCGACGACAAGGCCATCGCCGGCCTGACTCAAGCCGTCGACACCTGGATTCGCAAACATGTTTGA
- a CDS encoding DUF58 domain-containing protein encodes MNAIAPPEPGIRVSLAELIEMRHRVREVQLFSTPSQRSPLIGLHHSKLRGRGVDFDQVRVYQAGDDVRSIDWRVTARTQEPHTKLFHEERERPIFIMVEQSRRLFFGSGMMFKSVLAAQAASLIGWAALGHNDRVGGLVFGDNEHYEIKPRRSKQSLLQLLNRLVRVNQSLHTEREPDRDAFGIALRRAREVLRPGSLVIVICDERALSDSAEQQLSLLSRHCDLLLLPVSDPLDHALPAAGLLRFAERGAQLELDTLNFDLRQAYRAQAEARIARWELLAQKLRVLLMPLSTQSEMVEQLREYLNPQRPGKGR; translated from the coding sequence ATGAACGCCATTGCGCCGCCCGAACCGGGCATCCGTGTCAGCCTCGCCGAGCTGATCGAGATGCGCCATCGCGTGCGCGAAGTGCAGCTGTTTTCCACGCCGAGCCAGCGCAGCCCGCTGATCGGCCTGCACCACTCCAAACTGCGCGGGCGCGGCGTGGACTTCGATCAGGTGCGGGTCTATCAGGCCGGCGATGACGTGCGCAGCATTGACTGGCGCGTCACCGCCCGAACCCAGGAACCGCACACCAAGCTGTTCCATGAGGAACGCGAGCGGCCGATCTTCATCATGGTCGAACAGAGCCGCAGGCTGTTTTTCGGCTCCGGGATGATGTTCAAATCGGTACTCGCTGCCCAGGCGGCGAGCCTGATCGGCTGGGCCGCGCTGGGTCATAACGATCGGGTTGGCGGGCTGGTGTTCGGCGACAACGAGCACTACGAGATCAAGCCGCGACGCAGTAAACAGAGCCTGTTGCAACTGCTCAACCGACTGGTGCGGGTCAATCAGTCGCTGCATACCGAGCGCGAGCCGGACCGCGACGCCTTCGGCATTGCCCTGCGTCGCGCCCGGGAAGTGCTGCGCCCCGGCAGCCTGGTGATCGTGATCTGCGACGAACGCGCCTTGTCCGACAGTGCCGAACAACAGTTGAGCCTGTTGTCGCGCCATTGCGACCTGTTGCTGCTGCCGGTGTCCGACCCGCTGGATCACGCCCTGCCCGCCGCCGGGCTATTACGCTTCGCGGAACGGGGCGCGCAACTGGAACTCGACACCTTGAATTTCGACTTGCGCCAGGCTTATCGCGCTCAAGCGGAAGCACGCATCGCTCGCTGGGAATTGCTGGCGCAGAAGTTGCGGGTGTTGCTGATGCCGCTGAGCACCCAGAGTGAAATGGTCGAGCAACTGCGCGAATACCTGAACCCACAACGTCCGGGGAAAGGTCGATGA
- a CDS encoding MoxR family ATPase gives MEHREALLALRTFLSTQILGQEKLIERLLIALLADGHMLVEGAPGLAKTKAIKELAEGIEAQFHRIQFTPDLLPADITGTEIYRPETGSFVFQQGPIFHNLVLADEINRAPAKVQSALLEAMGERQVSVGRSTYDLSPLFLVMATQNPIEQEGTYPLPEAQLDRFLMHVKIGFPDATVERRILQQARGEALHGETKPERRVSQQAIFAARKEILGLYMADAVEEYLVQLVMATRIPAKFDPEMAEWIAYGASPRGSIALDRCARAHAWLAGRDFVSPEDIQAVLFDVLRHRIILSFEAEAAGIDQDRVVQRILDVVAVA, from the coding sequence ATGGAACATCGTGAAGCGCTGCTCGCGCTGCGAACCTTTCTTTCAACGCAGATTCTCGGCCAGGAAAAACTCATCGAGCGCTTGCTCATCGCCCTGCTCGCCGACGGCCACATGTTGGTCGAAGGTGCCCCGGGCCTGGCCAAGACCAAGGCCATCAAAGAACTCGCCGAAGGCATCGAAGCCCAGTTCCACCGCATCCAGTTCACCCCCGACCTGCTGCCGGCCGACATCACCGGCACGGAAATCTATCGCCCGGAAACCGGCAGTTTCGTGTTCCAGCAAGGGCCGATCTTCCACAACCTGGTGCTGGCGGACGAAATCAACCGCGCCCCGGCCAAGGTCCAGTCGGCTCTGCTCGAAGCCATGGGCGAACGCCAGGTCAGCGTCGGGCGCAGCACTTACGACCTGTCGCCGCTGTTTCTGGTCATGGCCACGCAAAACCCCATCGAGCAGGAAGGCACCTACCCGCTGCCCGAAGCCCAGCTCGACCGGTTCCTGATGCACGTGAAAATCGGCTTCCCCGACGCCACCGTCGAACGGCGGATTCTGCAACAGGCCCGTGGCGAAGCGCTGCACGGCGAAACCAAGCCCGAACGCCGGGTCAGCCAGCAGGCGATTTTCGCCGCGCGCAAGGAAATCCTCGGTTTGTACATGGCTGACGCCGTGGAGGAATACCTGGTGCAACTGGTCATGGCCACACGCATCCCGGCCAAGTTCGATCCGGAAATGGCCGAATGGATCGCCTATGGCGCCAGCCCGCGCGGCTCCATCGCCCTCGACCGTTGCGCCCGCGCCCACGCCTGGCTGGCCGGTCGCGACTTCGTCAGCCCGGAAGACATTCAGGCGGTGCTGTTCGATGTGTTGCGCCACCGCATCATTCTTTCCTTTGAAGCCGAAGCCGCTGGCATCGACCAGGACCGGGTGGTCCAGCGGATTCTCGACGTCGTAGCCGTCGCTTGA
- a CDS encoding NAD-glutamate dehydrogenase has translation MAFFTAASKADFQHQLQAALAQHISEQALPQVALFAEQFFGIISLDELTQRRLSDLAGCTLSAWRLLERFDHAQPQVRVYNPDYERHGWQSTHTAVEVLHHDLPFLVDSVRTELNRRGYSIHTLQTTVLSVRRGSKGELLEVLPKGTQGEGILQESLMYLEIDRCANTAELNVLAKELEQVLGEVRVAVADFEPMKAKVQELIEGIDNSQFAIDAEEKSEIKSFLEWLVGNHFTFLGYEEFVVGEDQNGGHIVYDQNSFLGLTKLLRAGLTVDDLRIEDYAVNYLREPTPLSFAKAAHPSRVHRPAYPDYVSIRQIDANGKVIKECRFMGLYTSSVYGESVRVIPYIRRKVEIIEQRSGFQAKAHLGKELAQVLEVLPRDDLFQTPVDELFTTVMSIVQIQERNKIRVFLRKDPYGRFCYCLAYVPRDIYSTEVRQKIQQVLMDRLKASDCEFWTFFSESVLARVQLILRVDPKNRLDIDPVLLEKEVVQACRSWQDDYASLVVESFGEAQGTNVLADFPKGFPAGYRERFAAHSAVVDMQHLLSLSEKNPLVMSFYQPLGQVSGQRELHCKLYHADTPLALSDVLPILENLGLRVLGEFPYRLRHNSGREFWIHDFAFTAAEGLELDIQQLNDTLQDAFVHIVRGDAENDAFNRLVLTAGLPWRDVALLRAYARYMKQIRLGFDLGYIASTLNNHTDIARELTRLFKTRFYLARKLSGDDLEDKQQRLEHAILTALDDVQVLNEDRILRRYLDLIKATLRTNFYQTDAHGQNKSYFSFKFNPHQIPELPKPVPKFEIFVYSPRVEGVHLRFGNVARGGLRWSDREEDFRTEVLGLVKAQQVKNSVIVPVGAKGGFLPRRLPLGGSRDEIAAEGIACYRIFISGLLDITDNLKDGALVPPANVVRHDDDDPYLVVAADKGTATFSDIANGIAIDYGFWLGDAFASGGSAGYDHKKMGITAKGAWVGVQRHFRERGINVQEDSITVVGVGDMAGDVFGNGLLMSDKLQLVAAFNHLHIFIDPNPEPASSFAERQRLFDLPRSAWSDYDTSIMSEGGGIFSRSAKSIAISPQMKERFDIQADKLTPTELLNALLKAPVDLLWNGGIGTYVKASSESHADVGDKANDALRVNGNELRCKVVGEGGNLGMTQLGRVEFGLNGGGSNTDFIDNAGGVDCSDHEVNIKILLNEVVHAGDMTDKQRNQLLASMTDEVGNLVLGNNYKQTQALSLAARRAYARIAEYKRLMNDLEGRGKLDRAIEFLPTEDQLAERVAAGHGLTRAELSVLISYSKIDLKEALLNSLVPDDDYLTRDMETAFPPTLVSKFSDAMRRHRLKREIVSTQIANDLVNHMGITFVQRLKESTGMSPANVAGAYVIVRDIFHLPHWFRQIEALDYQVSADVQLELMDELMRLGRRATRWFLRARRNEQNAARDVAHFGPHLKELGLKLDELLSGEIRETWQARYQAYVEAGVPELLARMVAGTTHLYTLLPIIEASDVTGQDPADVAKAYFAVGSALDITWYLQQISALPVENNWQALAREAFRDDVDWQQRAITISVLQQGNGTQDVETRLELWMEEHEGMIERWRAMLVEIRAASGTDYAMYAVANRELLDVALSGQTVVPAAIAVTASAELEPAA, from the coding sequence ATGGCGTTCTTCACCGCAGCCAGCAAAGCCGACTTCCAGCACCAACTGCAAGCGGCACTGGCGCAGCACATCAGTGAACAGGCACTGCCACAAGTGGCGCTGTTCGCCGAACAATTTTTCGGCATCATTTCCCTCGACGAGCTGACCCAGCGTCGGTTGTCCGACCTCGCCGGCTGTACCCTTTCTGCGTGGCGCCTGCTTGAGCGCTTCGATCACGCGCAACCGCAAGTGCGCGTCTACAACCCCGATTACGAACGTCACGGCTGGCAGTCGACCCACACCGCGGTCGAAGTGCTGCACCACGATCTGCCGTTCCTGGTGGATTCGGTGCGCACCGAGCTGAACCGTCGCGGTTACAGCATCCATACCCTGCAAACCACTGTGCTGAGCGTGCGTCGCGGCAGCAAGGGCGAGCTGTTGGAAGTCCTGCCCAAGGGCACCCAGGGCGAAGGCATTCTGCAAGAATCGCTGATGTACCTGGAAATCGACCGTTGTGCCAACACGGCCGAACTCAATGTCCTGGCCAAGGAACTGGAGCAGGTTCTCGGCGAAGTCCGCGTCGCGGTCGCCGATTTCGAACCGATGAAAGCCAAGGTCCAGGAGCTGATCGAAGGCATCGACAATAGCCAGTTCGCCATCGACGCCGAAGAAAAATCCGAAATCAAGAGCTTCCTGGAATGGCTGGTGGGCAACCACTTCACGTTCCTGGGCTACGAAGAATTCGTGGTGGGCGAAGATCAGAACGGCGGTCACATCGTCTATGACCAGAACTCGTTCCTCGGCCTGACCAAACTGCTGCGCGCCGGCCTGACCGTCGATGACCTGCGCATCGAAGACTACGCCGTCAACTATCTGCGTGAACCAACGCCGCTGTCGTTCGCCAAGGCGGCACACCCAAGCCGTGTCCACCGTCCGGCCTACCCGGACTACGTGTCGATCCGCCAGATCGATGCCAACGGCAAGGTCATCAAGGAATGCCGCTTCATGGGCCTGTACACCTCGTCGGTGTATGGCGAAAGCGTGCGGGTCATTCCTTACATTCGTCGCAAGGTCGAGATCATCGAGCAGCGTTCGGGCTTCCAGGCCAAGGCTCACTTGGGCAAGGAACTGGCCCAGGTGCTTGAAGTGTTGCCTCGCGATGACCTGTTCCAGACCCCGGTGGACGAGTTGTTCACCACCGTGATGTCGATCGTGCAGATCCAGGAACGCAACAAGATCCGCGTATTCTTGCGCAAAGACCCGTACGGTCGTTTCTGCTACTGCCTGGCCTATGTGCCGCGTGACATTTACTCCACCGAAGTGCGCCAGAAGATCCAGCAAGTGCTGATGGATCGTCTGAAAGCCTCTGACTGCGAGTTCTGGACCTTCTTCTCCGAATCCGTGCTGGCCCGTGTGCAGCTGATTCTGCGGGTCGATCCGAAGAACCGTCTGGACATCGACCCGGTTCTGCTGGAAAAAGAAGTGGTGCAGGCCTGCCGCAGCTGGCAGGACGACTACGCCAGCCTGGTGGTCGAGAGCTTCGGCGAAGCCCAGGGCACCAACGTGCTGGCCGACTTCCCGAAAGGCTTCCCGGCCGGTTACCGCGAGCGTTTCGCCGCCCACTCGGCGGTGGTCGACATGCAGCACCTGCTGAGCCTGAGCGAAAAGAACCCGCTGGTGATGAGCTTCTATCAGCCGCTGGGTCAGGTATCGGGCCAACGTGAGCTGCACTGCAAGCTGTATCACGCCGACACGCCGCTGGCGTTGTCCGATGTATTGCCGATCCTGGAAAACCTCGGCCTGCGCGTACTGGGTGAATTCCCGTATCGCCTGCGCCACAACAGCGGTCGCGAGTTCTGGATCCACGACTTCGCATTCACCGCCGCTGAAGGCCTGGAACTCGACATCCAGCAACTCAACGACACCTTGCAGGACGCCTTCGTCCACATCGTGCGTGGCGATGCCGAGAACGATGCGTTCAACCGTCTGGTGCTGACCGCCGGCCTGCCATGGCGCGACGTGGCGCTGCTGCGTGCCTACGCCCGTTACATGAAGCAGATCCGTCTGGGCTTCGACCTGGGTTACATCGCCAGCACCCTGAACAACCACACCGACATCGCTCGCGAGTTGACCCGGTTGTTCAAAACCCGTTTCTACCTGGCGCGCAAGCTGTCCGGCGACGATCTGGAAGACAAGCAGCAACGCCTGGAACACGCGATTCTGACCGCACTGGACGATGTTCAGGTGCTGAACGAAGACCGCATCCTGCGTCGTTACCTGGACCTGATCAAGGCGACCCTGCGCACCAACTTCTACCAGACCGATGCTCACGGTCAGAACAAGTCCTACTTCAGCTTCAAGTTCAACCCGCACCAGATTCCAGAGCTGCCGAAGCCGGTTCCGAAGTTCGAAATCTTCGTTTACTCGCCGCGCGTCGAAGGCGTGCACCTGCGCTTCGGTAACGTGGCTCGCGGCGGTCTGCGCTGGTCCGACCGTGAAGAAGACTTCCGTACCGAAGTCCTGGGCCTGGTAAAAGCCCAGCAAGTGAAGAACTCGGTCATCGTGCCGGTGGGTGCGAAGGGCGGCTTCCTGCCGCGTCGCCTGCCACTGGGCGGCAGCCGTGACGAGATCGCGGCCGAGGGCATCGCCTGCTACCGTATCTTCATCTCGGGCCTGTTGGACATCACCGACAACCTGAAAGACGGTGCGCTGGTACCGCCGGCCAACGTCGTGCGGCATGACGACGATGACCCGTACCTGGTGGTGGCGGCGGACAAGGGCACTGCGACCTTCTCCGACATCGCCAACGGTATCGCCATCGACTACGGCTTCTGGCTCGGTGACGCCTTTGCGTCCGGCGGCTCGGCCGGTTATGACCACAAGAAGATGGGCATCACCGCCAAGGGCGCGTGGGTCGGCGTTCAACGCCACTTCCGCGAGCGCGGCATCAACGTTCAGGAAGACAGCATCACTGTGGTGGGCGTCGGCGACATGGCCGGTGACGTGTTCGGTAACGGCTTGCTGATGTCCGACAAGCTGCAACTGGTCGCAGCGTTCAACCACCTGCACATCTTCATCGACCCGAACCCGGAGCCTGCCAGCAGCTTCGCCGAGCGTCAGCGCCTGTTCGACCTGCCGCGTTCGGCGTGGTCCGACTACGACACCAGCATCATGTCCGAAGGCGGCGGGATCTTCTCGCGCAGCGCGAAAAGCATCGCGATTTCCCCGCAGATGAAAGAGCGCTTCGACATTCAGGCCGACAAGCTGACCCCGACCGAACTGCTCAATGCCTTGCTCAAGGCACCGGTAGACCTGTTGTGGAACGGCGGTATCGGCACTTACGTCAAAGCCAGCAGCGAAAGCCACGCCGATGTCGGCGACAAGGCCAACGATGCACTGCGCGTGAACGGCAACGAACTGCGCTGCAAAGTGGTGGGCGAGGGCGGTAACCTCGGTATGACTCAGCTGGGTCGTGTCGAATTCGGCCTCAATGGCGGCGGTTCCAACACCGACTTCATCGACAACGCTGGTGGCGTGGACTGCTCCGACCACGAAGTGAACATCAAGATCCTGCTCAACGAAGTCGTGCACGCGGGTGACATGACCGACAAGCAACGTAACCAGTTGCTGGCGAGCATGACCGACGAAGTCGGCAATCTGGTGCTCGGCAACAACTACAAGCAGACTCAGGCACTGTCCCTGGCGGCCCGTCGCGCTTATGCGCGGATCGCTGAATACAAGCGTCTGATGAACGATCTGGAAGGCCGTGGCAAGCTGGATCGCGCCATCGAGTTCCTGCCGACTGAAGATCAACTGGCCGAACGTGTCGCGGCGGGCCATGGCCTGACCCGTGCCGAACTGTCGGTGCTGATCTCCTACAGCAAGATCGACCTCAAGGAAGCGCTGCTCAACTCCCTGGTACCGGACGACGACTACCTGACCCGCGACATGGAAACCGCTTTCCCGCCGACGCTGGTGAGCAAGTTCTCCGACGCCATGCGCCGTCACCGTCTGAAGCGCGAAATCGTCAGCACCCAGATCGCCAACGATCTGGTGAACCACATGGGCATTACCTTCGTTCAGCGGCTCAAAGAGTCGACCGGCATGAGCCCGGCGAACGTGGCCGGTGCTTACGTGATCGTGCGTGACATTTTCCATCTCCCGCACTGGTTCCGTCAGATCGAAGCCCTGGATTATCAGGTCTCGGCCGACGTACAACTGGAGCTGATGGACGAGCTGATGCGTCTGGGCCGTCGCGCCACGCGCTGGTTCCTGCGTGCCCGTCGCAACGAGCAGAACGCCGCCCGTGACGTCGCGCACTTCGGTCCGCACCTGAAGGAGTTGGGTCTCAAGCTTGACGAACTGCTCAGTGGCGAGATTCGCGAAACCTGGCAGGCCCGCTATCAGGCGTACGTCGAAGCCGGTGTGCCGGAGTTGCTGGCACGCATGGTGGCTGGCACCACGCACCTGTACACCCTGCTGCCGATCATCGAGGCTTCCGACGTGACCGGTCAGGATCCGGCGGATGTGGCCAAGGCCTACTTCGCCGTGGGCAGTGCGCTGGACATCACCTGGTACCTGCAACAGATCAGTGCCCTGCCGGTTGAAAACAACTGGCAGGCCCTGGCCCGTGAAGCGTTCCGCGATGACGTCGACTGGCAACAACGTGCGATCACCATCTCCGTCCTGCAACAGGGCAATGGCACTCAGGACGTGGAAACGCGTCTGGAGCTGTGGATGGAAGAGCACGAAGGCATGATCGAACGCTGGCGCGCCATGCTGGTGGAAATCCGTGCCGCCAGCGGTACGGACTACGCCATGTACGCGGTGGCCAACCGTGAATTGCTGGATGTGGCGTTGAGCGGTCAAACGGTGGTGCCTGCGGCTATCGCCGTCACTGCGAGCGCCGAGCTGGAGCCCGCTGCCTGA